The DNA window GAAGACGGTCGACTACATCCGTTCCATGCAGGGCGTGACGGAGAAGACGCGGGTGTTAACCGTCATCCTCAGCGATATGGTGGAAAGTGAATCCAATCAGACGACCCGCAGTCAATCGGGTCATCGGATGTTGAATTCTCTCAAGCGATACAAGGAGCAAGGTGGGACGCTTGCCCTGTACTTTGTCGCCCTCGACGAAATGCCCCGTTGGCGGCAGATTCTCGAGATGGCCGGTTTTGAGCCGGGCCAGTATGTGATTGAAAACGCCATCGTCGCCAAGCCTGAGTTACCTCGATTCGATTGAACTACGGAAGGACCAAAAGATGTCGCATCCCGAACATGAAGCGAAGTCCAGTAGTCCCGCCGATCTGCTCAGCGATCTGCCGCGCGGCCGCAGCGCCAAGCACCTGGGCGCTGCTCCCAACGCTTATTTCGAGGCGCCGGAAAATGTGCTGGCGACCGAATCGCTCCGCTTCGATGCGCAGGGCAATCGGGAATCCAAATTATTCCTTGGGTTCCTGGGCGGCCAGGTGGTCGCCGGTCCGCGGTTGTCCGACGGCCGTGTGGTGCGGTCGATTCATGGCGGAACGCCGATTGGCGTCGGCGACGACCGACATGCGATGACGATTGCCGGCACTCGAGCCGGAAAAGGACGCTCGGCGCTCTTGCCGAATCTGATCACCTTGCCTCCAACCACGCCCATCCTGGCTCTGGATACGAAAGGATCGCTGGCGCGCCACAGCGCAAGGTGGCGAGCCGAAGGGCTAGGCCAAAAAATCGGCGTGCTGGATCCATTCGATTGCTCCGGAGAAAACACACGGCCGTACCGGGTGGCTTTTAATCCGCTCCAGATGCTGCAGACCTCAGATCGCCGCGCCTTTGTACCGAATTGCAAACTGATCGCCGACTCCTTGATCGTTATAGGCGAGGCCCATAATGACCAGCACTGGAGAGAGACGGCCAAACAAATCTGCAGCGGTTTGATCGCCCATGTGGCGACCCATGCGAACTATGCGAGCGTCCGCGACCTTGTGACTGTGTGGCGTCTGGCTTCCGAGTTGGCTTCCCCCGATCCCGACGGCCGCCATCGTTTCTGGCTGGAACGCGAAATGCTGGAGAGCGACGCCGTCAGCGGCATGGTCCGCAATGCGGCGCGAAACTTCTACAATCGCAGCGGCGGCGAGTTCAGCTCGGTTCTGTCGAACCTTACCAAACATCTCGATTGGATCGCCATCGAGTGCATGCAAGATGCGCTACGCGGCGACTCGTTCGATCTGTTTGAGATGCCGCGGCGCCGGTCGGCGCTCTACGTGGCATTGCCGGTGCTGCGCGCGGCCGATCTCAGCGGCTGGCAGCGTTTGCTGGTGCAGATGGCGCTCGCGGCATGGGAAGAGAACGGTGTTCAAAACGGCCCGCAAGCCGTCTTCTTGCTCGATGAATTTCATGCTTTGGGAAAAATGCAAGCAATCGAGAAAGCGATCGCTCAAATTGCCGGATTCGGCGTAAAACTCTGGATCGTACTTCAGGACCTCAACCAATTGAAACTGCATTACCCCACAAACTTTGAGACGTTCCTGGGTAACGCGGGACTTATCCAGTGCTTCGGCGTAGCCGATGTAACCACACTGGATTACATCTCCAAACTGCTGGGCCAAGCGACGACTTTGACGCGTTCCACGAATTTGCCCACGTTTGAACAAGCGGCCAAGCATGCGGCGACCGGCGAGTCCTGGTCGCTCAGCAATCATCCGCTAATGACCGGCGAAGAGATCGGCCGTTTCTTCGCCCGTGACGATAAGAAGCTGCGTCAACTCATTCTGCGGCCCGGCTATCGGCCCATGCTTTTGCAGAGGGGCTTCTACGACCAACACGCGATTTTTCAAGGTAAGTACGACGAGAACTAAACAATGACGCCTCTCACTGCTCCCGGCCTGCCACCCTGGCCGCCGCTGCTGGTCGATCCGACACGCGGCGTCGCCCTGGTCTCCGCCCGACATGCTACCTGGCGGAGTTTTGAATGGGCGGCCAAAACAACCGAATTCTGCGTCTGGGTGACATGCTGCGGGATCGCGATCGTCATCCTGACTTACTTTCCGCATCCAATTCCGCTCGTGCGGGCCTTTGGATTGTTAATCATCGGCGGTATCGCGTTTCCCATCGTTTCCGCATTGGTGCGACACAACGTCTGGGGTCCGCTGGCGCGACAGCTGTTTTGTATACGGACTGTGGTCGAGTTTCATCCGGAAGCAATCGTTATCCGTAGCCCTCTGTACGACCAGCCAGTTGTCGTTTGGCGGAGCTGGAACGGCCAGCCGGTGCAAACGCGGTTTATGGTCGAACCGGATCACGCCGCGACCGCCGCAGCGGAAAACGCGAATCCGAAACGGAAGTATTCCAAGGAGCACCTGCGCGGCGGTCTGATGCTTTTCGTGGTCGTGTCGACCCAGAACCAAATGAGTGAGGGCGGCATCTTCCGGGCGATCCCCATCACCGAGATCAGCACGACGCTCGCCGCCAAGTTCACGATGGTATGCACGGCCGCCGCTACGCTGACCCGCTTGGACCGGCAATCGGAACAAGCAAGAACAACCCGCGGCGTCGATATTGACGCAGATCACGTCTGAGCGTTTCGCGTGTGGCACACACGACGCACTTTTTGATTCCAACTAAAGAGGCAAAATCGATGGACGAAATTATCACCCGATTGCAACGGATCGAGAACCTGTTGGAGCATCTTCAAGCCGAACGGGTTTCCAAGGAGTTCTACTCCATTGCCGAAGTCGCCCAAATGGTCGGGCGATCGGAATATACGGTGCGTGAATGGTGTCGCCACGAAAGGGTGCGCGGCCAAAAAAGCCGGGTCGGCTGCGGCGGCACCACCGAGTGGCGCATCAGCCATGCCGAACTGCTGCGTATCCAGAACGAAGGCCCTTTACCGATCGCGAAACGCTTTGGTTAATGGAACGTCTGGTTACCTGAAGTGGACCCCAATAGCTGGACCAGTTTTGACCTGCGATTTGGTGTGACACATTCGTGGCACTGGCGGCAAGCGAGCCCGAAGGTAGCTCGCGTTAAGCCGCGTAGCGCGGCCTCGGTAAGGGTTCCGTGAAAGGGTTCAATTTCAGTCCAAGCATTTTCAGATTTTTCCCCCGTACTTCGCCGCTGGCGTCATGCCGCCGAGCGAGGAGTGCGGACGCTCGTAGTCGTAAAAAGAAAAATAACTCGCCAGGCCGCGTTCCAACTCGCGAGGTGAATCGTAGTCCCGCAGATACACGTCCTCGTACTTCACGCTCCGCCACAGACGCTCGATGAAGACGTTGTCCAAGGCCCGGCCTCGGCCGTCCATGCTGACCGCAATCTCGCGAGACAGCAAACGATCCGTGAACGACGGCGAGGTGAACTGACTGCCCTGGTCCGTGTTGAATATCTCCGGCTGGCCCAGGACCAAGGCGGCCTCCAGCGCCTCGATGCAAAATCCGCCGTCCAGACTGTTGGAAAGCCGCCAGCTCAACACGTACCGACTCCACCAGTCGATCACCGCCGCCAGGTACATGAAGCCCGTTCGCAAGGGGATATAAGTGATGTCGGTGCTCCATACCTGGTCCTTGCGGGAAATCTTCAAATCTCGCAATAAATACGGGAAAATACGGTGCGAAACGTTTCGCCGCGTCGTTCTCGGGCCAGGGCTGACCGAGGCGATGCCCATGATGCGCATCAGCCGCTGGACGCGTTTGCGATTGATCTGCAGTGACAAGTTCAGACACAGGTAGTCTCGCATTTGACGCGAACCAAAGAACGGATATCGCAAATAAATTTCGTCGATGCGCCGCATCAGCCGTAAGTTCTCTGCGGTCTCGACGCCGACCGGCAGGTAGTACGAAGACCGCGGCAGACCGAGCAGTTCGCATTGCCGACGAACGCTCAACGGAGCGCCGCTCGGATCGACCAGCTGGCGTTTGGCGTCAGTCGAGATCGCCAGCTTTTTTTTTGAGCCATTCCAGCTCCATCTTGAGTCGGCCGATCTGTTCGAACAGTTCGGCCGTGCTCACTTCCTCGCGAGCCGGCTTCTTGCGACCGTCTTCAAACAGGGCTTCGACTCCTTCGGTCAAAGTCTTCTTCCAGGCCGAAACCTGATTCCCATGCACGGCGAACTCGCTGGCCAGTTGGCTCAAGGTCTTGTCGCCGCGAACCGCAGCGAGCGCCACCTTGGCCTTGAATTTGGCTCCCAGAATACGTTTCTTCCGCATCGTAATCGCTCCATCCCCAAGGGTAAATTCATCCCGTTTTACACCTTATCGCGCGGTCCAGTTTTTGGGGTCCACTACAACCTACCAGGCAAACAAAGCAGGGCGATCGTCGAACGGAGGGCAGGCAATAAAGGCCCACTCCACGTACGTAAGCGGTTGGCTGCGCAGACCGGCAGCACGCTCCCTTTCACGGAACCAACCCGAAGGAATTCGAGCATGTCGCGACCACCATCCAGCAGCGCATGCCTCACGAGTCTCATGGTCCTGACGACGCTCTTACCCAACTTCCAAGCAGGAAGCGTGTCCCAAGTCATCGCCCACGACCTGATCGCTTTGCTGGTGGCTGCACTTCTCTTCCGCCTGCTGCGTCTCGTCGCCGTTTACTGGCTCGCCGTCGGATTTATCCTCTCGGCTTTCCAGGCTGCCCGCTCCGACAGGGCCCACGCGTCCATTAGTCCCGACCGCTTCCTAAAAGAGTTTCAATAGCGGCTGCTTTCCCAGTGAAGGCCTCCGGTCGCATCGAGCCAAGCTATTTCTCCAAACGCGGTTCGCCCCCAAAAACGGAATCGATTGCCGATCTCTTGATACTGGGGAACAAGTGTCGATAACGCCGCCGCATTTCTTCGCTGGTGTGGCCGACGAACTCGTCGATGATGCGTTGGTCGATGCCTTGGCTGGCGAGGTTGGAGATGAACGAGTGGCGTAGGCAGTGCCAACCGGTAATGACGGACCATTTGGAGTCCTTGACGGCTCGCTTGAACTGCTTGTCGGAGAGACTTCCTTTAAGTTGGGACTGTGGGAATGTGAAGTCGTCGGCGTTCGGCAGCCAAGCTTTGGCGGCCTCTTGGAAGAGGGGAGACATAGGCACGGCGCGGGTAGAGGCTTTGCCCTTCACTCGCTTCTTCTCGTGGATTGTGACAACGCCGTTGCGGAAGTCGGTGGGGCGGGAGCGGATGATCTCGCTGCGTCGGGCGCCGGTGTGGGCGGCGAAGACGAACATCGTATAGACGAACAGTGGCGAGCTCGCTTTGACATGCTCCAGCAGTTGGCCAATCTGGTTGATGTCCAGATAAAGGCTTTCCCATTGGCCTGTCACTTCGGCCTCCGACCAGCTTTGAAAAGGCGCCTTTTCGGCCGCTTTGGGTAGTTTTACCTTTTTGGGAAAGGCGGCCGTCACGTAGCCACGGTCGCGGGCCCAGTTCCAAACCGTGGACAGGGTGGCCAACTCCTTTTTGATCGTTTCGCGGCCGACCCCCTTCGTCCTTCGCCATTTGTCCTTTTGCCGGGCGTTGACGTACTCCTGAAGATTAGAGATCGCCTTGATCGGCGTTTTGCCGAGATGACGGACGAGGTGGTTTTGGTGAATTTTGATGGTGCGGAGGGTGTTCTCTTCTAACCCGCCATCGGGCAACGACGCCAGATAATCTTCGAAGACTTCGGCTACCGACTTCTGGTTGACCTGAACGGGCTGCTCGAGTTTGCCGTCGGTGAGCAGGAAAGAGATGACGTCGGCGTCGTCGGGCAGCGCGACGCGGCCGTTCAGCACGTCTTCGATCATCCGTTCGAGATTGAGCAACCGCCGTTGGGCTTCGGGCTCACTCTCGGTCATCAACGACCGCGAGTACTTCTTGCCGCCAAAGCGGAACACGATCGCCCAGGTTTTGTTCCGCAATTCAAGCGAAGCCATGTCATCCCCATTCTACCCCCATTTTGTCCGCAAATTGTCCGCAAACAAAAAAAGGAATTACGCAATAATACGTAATTCCTTGGGTAAAACAAGTTCCGGGACTAGGATTTGAACCTAGACAAACAGAACCAGAATCTGTCGTGCTGCCGTTACACTATCCCGGAGTGATTGTGTAAGAACGATACCCTACAAAAACTGGCTTGTAGTCGTCAAGTGGACATCCGGCCTGGGAAATTTTTTGGGGGACGTACTCCAGGTCGCATCGCGGATCGGGGAACATGGCGGCGCCTGTTTCTTCGGCCTGACGGTTCGGTGCGGGTAGATCGGGGCCAACCCCTTTGACTTGGCGGACAGGGAGACGTACAACTACAGGGAATTGAGCGCGTCCCGCCTGCTGATAAGTGGCCCTCGAAAGGGGGAACTGTGAACGAGTCAGGCCTTAACCGGAGCAGCTATAAGCAGGGTACCCTTGTTCGGGGGCCTCTTATCGGCAGAACGGGTGCGGCTCAAGGGAACCTGATCCTGCAAACGGCTCTTTCATGGCGGATCCTTCTGCACCCAACGAATCCCCTGCCGGCGAATATATCGTTGTGGCGCGGCGATATCGGCCGCGGGATTTTCAGGAACTCGTAGGGCAATCCCAGGTCAGCCAGGCCTTAGGTAACGCCATCACCACCAATCGGGTGGGGCACGCCTATCTGTTCACAGGCGCCCGGGGAGTTGGCAAAACGTCGACCGCCCGTATTCTGGCCAAGGCACTTAATTGCGAACGCGGCCCTTCGCCCTCTCCCTGCAATCAGTGCGACACTTGTCAGGCGATTGGGGCTGGCGAAGATGTCGACGTGCTGGAGATCGACGGCGCCAGCAATCGCGGCATCGATGAGATCCGCCAGCTGCGCTCGAACGTGAACGTCCGGCCCAGTCGTTCGCGGTACAAGGTGTACATCATCGACGAAGTACACATGCTCACCAATCCGGCTTTTAATGCGCTCTTGAAAACGCTGGAAGAGCCGCCGGAGCATGTGAAGTTCATCTTCTGCACGACCGACCCGGAAAAAATCCCGATCACCGTGCTGTCCCGCTGCCAGCGGTTTGACTTTGCTCCGGTTGAAACGTCGGAAATCGTGGAACGGCTGCGGTTTATCGTCGAAACTGAAGGCCTGGAAGCCGATCCAGAAGCGCTGCAAATGCTGGCCCGCAGGGCCGGCGGCTCGATGCGCGACAGCCAGTCGCTGCTGGAACAACTGCTCTCGTTCAGCCAAGACAAAGTGACGGCCGAGTCGGTGCACCGGATGCTCGGCACGGCCCATTCGGGGCGACTTTCCAGCGTGGCTCGGCATTTGATCGATCGCGATGCGGCCGGCGCCCTGCGGGAGATCGAACAGGCGGTGGCCGAAGGGGTCGACGTGGGCCAGTTGGCGGAGCAGTTGCTCGGCTACTTTCGCGACATGGCGGCTGTTACGGTCGGCTGCGAGGCCCAGTACCTGCTGCACACGCCGACCAGCGAATACGAAGCACTCAAGACCGCTGGCGCCGCGTTCGGGCTGGAAACACTATTAGCGGTGATGCAGATCCTGGATCAAACTCTGGTACGCTTGCGGCAAAGCATGCACACCCGGACCCTGGTCGAGATGGCCCTGGTGCGGATCTGCCGCCTGGAAGACCTGGAGGACCTGGCGGTGCTTGCCGCTGCCGTCCAGGGCAATGATGCGGGTTCCCGCCGGGGACCGGCTCCACGCAACCAGACCTCCCCTGCCCTGCCCTCCCCTGCCCCGCGGGGCAATCCTCCGCCAGCTGCTTCTCCGCCGGTTCCGCCTGCGGGAAAAAATCCGCCGTCCGCTCAAAAAAAAACGGCTGAAATAACCCCTGCTGAGGTGGAAACGGCTCAACTGGTCGTTTCGCAACCAGAAAAACCGGATAGCGCAGCGGCCGACCCACCCGCCGAGCTATGGCGGAAAGCCCTTGTCAGATTAGAAGATACGGGCGATACCACTGCTACGATGGCAGCCCTGGCTAGTCAATGTGCAATTTCTGGGCCAAATCGACTGGTCGTGACCTTCCCCGACGCGTATACTAAGGAAGCCTTGGAGCGACCGGAGAAGAAGCGAGCGATTGATGAAGCTGTCGCCTGTGTCGCAGGTGCGAGCTACCAGGTCGAATTCGCCGTGCTCCCCGCCGCTCCTGCCGAAGTCGTGCCTGTGGTTCCCACCGGGGTCGCGAAGCGGATGAAGCAGCGCGAGATCGAACAGCATCCCCTTGTCGTGGAAGCGATCGAGCTGTTTGCCGGAGAGATCATCGATATCAAAGCGGTGCGTCCCTCTTAGCTTCCGATCGGTCGGCAGCCGGCCCTATGATGGGACATGGCCCGCAGGCGGAGGTTTGGAAGAGCAGGCTCGGTAGCCGAGGCTCCTGCAGGCCGCCCGTCGATACCCCGATACGATCGCCTCGGCGTCCGGATGGGGAATCGCCTGCGCGGTAAATGGCGCAATTTTGCGGGATTCCCGCGTGGCCGCTCCCATGCTGCCCGTAAAGTATATTTAAAGCAAATCGGTCAACGGACCAGACGTGTCGCTGGAGGAGGTATCCATGTTCAAAGGAATCGCCAACCTGGCAAATTTAATGCGCATGGGCCAGCAAATGGGCCCGCGTTTTGAACAGATGCAGGAACAGCTGAAACAGCAACGGTCGGTCGGCTCCGCTGGCGGCGGCATGGTCGAAGTCACCGTCAACGGCCTGGCCGAGGTGCAACGGGTGAAGATCGACCCGAAGTTGATCGCGCAAAACGACGCCGAAATGCTGGAGACGCTGGTCGCCGCCGCGGTGAACCAGGCCCTGGCCAGCTCCCGCGAAGAAAGCGCCCAGGCGATGCAGTCCCTGACCGAAGGTTTTGACATGCCCGGAATCAGCGAGGCCTTGTCCCAGTTCATGGGCGGCAAATAATCAGTCGCCGCAACGAATCCCATGTCGACGGGTCAGACCATGCCGGTCGTTCCGGTAAAGACAAAAGACAACCGGTTTCGCGGTAAACGATGAGTTCAGTACGGAACTGGCCTCGGAACAGAATACGGAAATGGCATCATGGCTCAACTCACGGAATCGGTGGCCCGGGTCATTGAAGAATTTGGCAAGCTGCCCGGCATTGGCCGCAAATCGGCGGAGCGTCTGGCATACTATATTTTGCGGGTGAACAAGGTGGAGGCGTTAGCCCTGGCCGACGCCATTCGCGATGTCCGCGAAAACGTTCGTTATTGCGACCAGTGCTTTAACCTGGCGGAAGGGGAACTGTGCGAGATTTGCCGAGACCCCAAGCGGGATCGCACCCTGCTGTGCGTGGTAGAGCAACCCCGCGATCTGATGGCCCTGGAACAGTCGGGAACGTATCAGGGGTTGTATCATGTGCTGTTAGGCCGTATTGCTCCGCTGGAGAATGTCGGTCCTGACCAGCTCACCCTGGATTCGCTTTATGACCGCGTCCGCCAGGGAGAGATTCGCGAGATCATTATGGCGACCAACCCGACCGTCGAAGGCGACGGCACGGCGCTGCATATCTCGAACATGCTGGAAGAACTCGACGTGGAAGTGACCCGCTTGGCGCGGGGCATCACCACGGGAAGCATATTGGAATACACCAACAAAGAAATTCTGGCCGACGCGATTATGGGTCGGCAGAAATTTTAGAACCATTTTGTGGTGGAGTCGTCGATGAGACTCGGTCAATCGATCGTTCAAACGCAGACGATGTCAATGAAGCTCGCGCCGAAGATGATTCAGGCGATGAAGGTGCTTCAGTTGCCCGTCATGGCGCTCCAGGAACACATTGAACAACAGCTCTCGGAAAATCCGTTGCTGGAAATGCGCGACAGCGACCCGGAACTGCCCGACTTTGACGAAGAACGGGAGAATCCCGACAAGCCAGATGTCGCCGAGAAAGAACTGGTCGTCGACGACGCCCACAACAACGCCGAAGATTTCGAGCGACTCGACAACCTGAACCAGGAAACGCCCGACTATTTCGACGACGGCCCGCGCGTGTCGTCCAACCGGGTGCAGGAAGATTCCGACCGCCGGCACGACGCGATCGCCAATATTGTCGATCGGCCTGAATCGCTACACGACTACCTGCTGCATCAACTGGGCGAGCTGGAACTGCCGCGGCCTCTGCAGAAAATGTGCGAGCGGATCGTTTCCACTTTGTCGGCCGAAGACGGCGGTTACTTCAAAACGCCGCTCGACGACCTGCTGCCTCCCGGCTTTGATGAAGAACAGCATGCGCTGGCCGAAGAGGCGTTGCATATTGTGCAAAGCCTGGATCCGCCGGGCATCGCCGCGCGGGACCTGAAAGAATGCCTGCTGCTGCAGCTGACCCCCGACATGCCGTACCACGACGAGCTGGAACGGCTGATCACGCATCACCTGGAAGACCTGCGCGACAACCGGCTGCCTGCGATCGAAAAGAAAATGGGCCTCACGATCGAGCAGATCCAGGATGCCTGGAGTCAGCTGCGGAAGCTCAACCCCAAGCCGGCGTCCTCGTTTGTCGACATGTACGTGCCCAACGTCACGCCCGATGTCTCGGTTGAACAGGACGATGACGGCGTGTACCGCGTGAAGCTGGAAGATGATCGCATCCCCACCCTGCGACTCAACCGCTTCTACATGAAACGGGTGCAGAACGGCCAGGCCACCAGCGAAGAACGCCAGTACATTCGCAACAAGCAGCATGCGGCCCAGTGGCTGATCGACTCCATCGAACAGCGCCGCAGCACGCTCACCAAAGTGACCCAGGCGATTGTCGATCACCAGACCCAGTTTCTCGACGAAGGGCCCGAATTTATCCACCCCTTAAAAATGCAGCAGATCGCCGACAAAGTGGGCGTGCATGTGACGACCGTCAGCCGGGCCGTGGATCACAAGTGGATTCAAACGCCCCGCGGCATGTTCCCGCTGAAACGATTTTTCGTCGGCGGCACCACCACCGAAGACGGCGAAGACGTCGCCTGGGACACCGTGCGGATCAAACTGCAGGAACTGGTCGATCACGAAGACAAAAGCAAGCCTTATAGCGATGATGAACTGGTTCGGCGGCTGAAGGAGCAAGGCTTCGAAGTCGCCCGGCGGACCATTACCAAATACCGCCAGAAAATGGGCATCGCCAGCAGTCGCCAACGGCGGGACTGGTCCAAAAAGTAGGGTCAGAGACTAAGTATTTGCCTTACCCCCTGCGGCTATGGCATGCCTGCCCATCTGTACCCGTTCTTTCATCACGCTGCGTCGTGCCTTCGGCGTCCCTGATCGGGCGCCGAGGTGTGACGATTTGCCTTAACCAACAGGCAATGCGTGCTTTCTCGCAGACAGCGGATGGCAACCGCTGGTCTGCCTCTCTTTACCTGCGACGCTTTTGCGGGTCAAAAAACCGGGGTTCCCTTTGTAGGGAATGTGCGGCTCGATGCGCGCGGCGACGTCTGCGATTCTCAGGAAAAACCCGACCTGATTCGTAACCATGGCTGGAAAGAACGTAGACTTTGGACTCAAGGCCTGTGTCGGGACGCCCATGCGATCAGCGTCCGAGGCTCCTTTCCTGGAACGGGAACCATGCCGAAGATTTTGCTTATCGAAGACAACGAATCCAATCGGGATCTAAT is part of the Lignipirellula cremea genome and encodes:
- a CDS encoding type IV secretory system conjugative DNA transfer family protein, whose product is MTIAGTRAGKGRSALLPNLITLPPTTPILALDTKGSLARHSARWRAEGLGQKIGVLDPFDCSGENTRPYRVAFNPLQMLQTSDRRAFVPNCKLIADSLIVIGEAHNDQHWRETAKQICSGLIAHVATHANYASVRDLVTVWRLASELASPDPDGRHRFWLEREMLESDAVSGMVRNAARNFYNRSGGEFSSVLSNLTKHLDWIAIECMQDALRGDSFDLFEMPRRRSALYVALPVLRAADLSGWQRLLVQMALAAWEENGVQNGPQAVFLLDEFHALGKMQAIEKAIAQIAGFGVKLWIVLQDLNQLKLHYPTNFETFLGNAGLIQCFGVADVTTLDYISKLLGQATTLTRSTNLPTFEQAAKHAATGESWSLSNHPLMTGEEIGRFFARDDKKLRQLILRPGYRPMLLQRGFYDQHAIFQGKYDEN
- a CDS encoding helix-turn-helix domain-containing protein, which codes for MDEIITRLQRIENLLEHLQAERVSKEFYSIAEVAQMVGRSEYTVREWCRHERVRGQKSRVGCGGTTEWRISHAELLRIQNEGPLPIAKRFG
- a CDS encoding IS3 family transposase (programmed frameshift), with the translated sequence MTMRKKRILGAKFKAKVALAAVRGDKTLSQLASEFAVHGNQVSAWKKTLTEGVEALFEDGRKKPAREEVSTAELFEQIGRLKMELEWLKKKAGAISTDAKRQLVDPSGAPLSVRRQCELLGLPRSSYYLPVGVETAENLRLMRRIDEIYLRYPFFGSRQMRDYLCLNLSLQINRKRVQRLMRIMGIASVSPGPRTTRRNVSHRIFPYLLRDLKISRKDQVWSTDITYIPLRTGFMYLAAVIDWWSRYVLSWRLSNSLDGGFCIEALEAALVLGQPEIFNTDQGSQFTSPSFTDRLLSREIAVSMDGRGRALDNVFIERLWRSVKYEDVYLRDYDSPRELERGLASYFSFYDYERPHSSLGGMTPAAKYGGKI
- a CDS encoding tyrosine-type recombinase/integrase, whose product is MIEDVLNGRVALPDDADVISFLLTDGKLEQPVQVNQKSVAEVFEDYLASLPDGGLEENTLRTIKIHQNHLVRHLGKTPIKAISNLQEYVNARQKDKWRRTKGVGRETIKKELATLSTVWNWARDRGYVTAAFPKKVKLPKAAEKAPFQSWSEAEVTGQWESLYLDINQIGQLLEHVKASSPLFVYTMFVFAAHTGARRSEIIRSRPTDFRNGVVTIHEKKRVKGKASTRAVPMSPLFQEAAKAWLPNADDFTFPQSQLKGSLSDKQFKRAVKDSKWSVITGWHCLRHSFISNLASQGIDQRIIDEFVGHTSEEMRRRYRHLFPSIKRSAIDSVFGGEPRLEK
- the dnaX gene encoding DNA polymerase III subunit gamma/tau, which gives rise to MADPSAPNESPAGEYIVVARRYRPRDFQELVGQSQVSQALGNAITTNRVGHAYLFTGARGVGKTSTARILAKALNCERGPSPSPCNQCDTCQAIGAGEDVDVLEIDGASNRGIDEIRQLRSNVNVRPSRSRYKVYIIDEVHMLTNPAFNALLKTLEEPPEHVKFIFCTTDPEKIPITVLSRCQRFDFAPVETSEIVERLRFIVETEGLEADPEALQMLARRAGGSMRDSQSLLEQLLSFSQDKVTAESVHRMLGTAHSGRLSSVARHLIDRDAAGALREIEQAVAEGVDVGQLAEQLLGYFRDMAAVTVGCEAQYLLHTPTSEYEALKTAGAAFGLETLLAVMQILDQTLVRLRQSMHTRTLVEMALVRICRLEDLEDLAVLAAAVQGNDAGSRRGPAPRNQTSPALPSPAPRGNPPPAASPPVPPAGKNPPSAQKKTAEITPAEVETAQLVVSQPEKPDSAAADPPAELWRKALVRLEDTGDTTATMAALASQCAISGPNRLVVTFPDAYTKEALERPEKKRAIDEAVACVAGASYQVEFAVLPAAPAEVVPVVPTGVAKRMKQREIEQHPLVVEAIELFAGEIIDIKAVRPS
- a CDS encoding YbaB/EbfC family nucleoid-associated protein, whose amino-acid sequence is MFKGIANLANLMRMGQQMGPRFEQMQEQLKQQRSVGSAGGGMVEVTVNGLAEVQRVKIDPKLIAQNDAEMLETLVAAAVNQALASSREESAQAMQSLTEGFDMPGISEALSQFMGGK
- the recR gene encoding recombination mediator RecR, with product MAQLTESVARVIEEFGKLPGIGRKSAERLAYYILRVNKVEALALADAIRDVRENVRYCDQCFNLAEGELCEICRDPKRDRTLLCVVEQPRDLMALEQSGTYQGLYHVLLGRIAPLENVGPDQLTLDSLYDRVRQGEIREIIMATNPTVEGDGTALHISNMLEELDVEVTRLARGITTGSILEYTNKEILADAIMGRQKF
- the rpoN gene encoding RNA polymerase factor sigma-54 gives rise to the protein MRLGQSIVQTQTMSMKLAPKMIQAMKVLQLPVMALQEHIEQQLSENPLLEMRDSDPELPDFDEERENPDKPDVAEKELVVDDAHNNAEDFERLDNLNQETPDYFDDGPRVSSNRVQEDSDRRHDAIANIVDRPESLHDYLLHQLGELELPRPLQKMCERIVSTLSAEDGGYFKTPLDDLLPPGFDEEQHALAEEALHIVQSLDPPGIAARDLKECLLLQLTPDMPYHDELERLITHHLEDLRDNRLPAIEKKMGLTIEQIQDAWSQLRKLNPKPASSFVDMYVPNVTPDVSVEQDDDGVYRVKLEDDRIPTLRLNRFYMKRVQNGQATSEERQYIRNKQHAAQWLIDSIEQRRSTLTKVTQAIVDHQTQFLDEGPEFIHPLKMQQIADKVGVHVTTVSRAVDHKWIQTPRGMFPLKRFFVGGTTTEDGEDVAWDTVRIKLQELVDHEDKSKPYSDDELVRRLKEQGFEVARRTITKYRQKMGIASSRQRRDWSKK